A window of the Tachysurus fulvidraco isolate hzauxx_2018 chromosome 6, HZAU_PFXX_2.0, whole genome shotgun sequence genome harbors these coding sequences:
- the cryba2b gene encoding beta-crystallin A2b — protein sequence HCSLCVCVCVCVCVCVCVCVFRWVGYEYPEYQGQQFVLEKGDYPCYQAWSGNSSYRTEHLLSFRPIQCAKHSDSKVSLYECEDFQGRKFELCDDYPSLQAMGWCSKEVPSIKVNSGAWVAYQFPGYRGYQYILERDRREGEFKNYNEFGTQAHTNQIQSIRRIQH from the exons cactgttcactgtgtgtgtgtgtgtgtgtgtgtgtgtgtgtgtgtgtgtgtgtgtgtgtgtttaggtgggTCGGTTACGAGTACCCAGAGTACCAGGGACAGCAGTTTGTGCTGGAGAAGGGAGATTATCCATGTTATCAGGCTTGGAGTGGAAACAGCAGCTACCGCACTGAACACCTTCTGTCCTTCAGACCAATCCAATGTGCT AAGCACAGTGACAGTAAGGTGTCCCTGTACGAGTGTGAGGATTTCCAGGGGCGGAAGTTCGAGCTGTGTGATGATTATCCGTCTCTGCAGGCCATGGGATGGTGCAGCAAGGAAGTGCCGTCCATCAAAGTCAACTCCGGAGC ctgGGTGGCGTACCAGTTCCCAGGTTATCGTGGTTATCAGTACATCTTGGAGAGAGACCGCCGCGAGGGCGAGTTCAAGAACTACAATGAGTTCGGCACGCAGGCGCACACCAACCAGATCCAGTCGATCCGCAGGATTcagcactaa
- the LOC125141375 gene encoding WSC domain-containing protein 2-like yields MVKCFERLVLRHIKTQLPPLLDPLQFAYCPNYFIPRLRKAHLPPPILTTFYRGTIESTLCSCITVWFGNCTISDCKTLQRIEFSLAALAGIKCHCGFPTTLFNLHEPEEEDLCLNRCVAKDFESCGNDEYFVVYQTQVQDNRCMDRRFLPTRSKRLTALASFPGAGNTWARHLIELATGYYTGSYYFDGSLYNKGFKGERDHWRSGRTVCIKTHESGRKEIDAFDSSILMIRNPYKALMAEFNRKYGGHIGFASQAHWKGKEWPEFVKNYAPWWASHTLDWLQYGKNVHLVHFEELKQDLFSQLKRMVAR; encoded by the exons ATGGTGAAGTGCTTCGAGAGGCTTGTcttgaggcacatcaagacccaacTACCACCTttactggaccccctacagtttgcgtatTGTCCAAACTACTTCATACCAAGGCTGAGGaaagcacatctccctccccccatcctgaccacgTTTTACAGAGGGACTATCGAGAGTACCCTgtgcagctgcatcactgtctggtttgggaactgcaccatctcggattgCAAGACCCTACAGAGGATA gagttttCTCTGGCTGCTTTGGCTGGGATTAAATGCCACTGTGGTTTCCCCACCACCCTCTTCAACCTGCACGAGCCTGAGGAAGAGGACCTGTGCCTTAATCGCTGTGTAGCCAAGGACTTTGAGAGCTGTGGAAATGACGAATACTTTGTAGTTTACCAAACCCAAGTGCAAG ACAATCGATGCATGGACCGGCGCTTCCTGCCCACGCGTTCGAAAAGGCTAACTGCTTTAGCAAGCTTCCCTGGAGCCGGGAATACTTGGGCCCGACACCTAATCGAGTTGGCTACGGGATACTATACAGGGAGTTATTACTTTGATGGTTCACTATACAACAAGG GTTTTAAAGGCGAGAGGGACCACTGGCGCAGTGGCAGGACAGTTTGCATAAAGACACACGAGAGCGGAAGGAAAGAAATCGACGCCTTCGACTCCAGCATTCTGATGATCCGCAACCCCTACAAGGCCCTCATGGCTGAATTCAACCGCAAGTATGGCGGCCATATCGGATTCGCTTCTCAGGCTCACTGGAAAGGAAAAG AATGGCCTGAGTTTGTAAAGAACTACGCACCATGGTGGGCATCACACACCCTCGACTGGCTCCAGTACGGTAAAAATGTGCACCTGGTGCACTTTGAGGAGCTGAAGCAGGACCTATTCAGTCAGCTAAAGCGCATGGTTGCCAGATAA